The following are encoded together in the Thermosipho japonicus genome:
- a CDS encoding tetratricopeptide repeat protein has protein sequence MQLKSLFFSLILLSIFSFSYDMLDLQMAVGERNQEKVLSILNSLVYEKLPLEFKCEVILAYTDLYFWGENIPKNDYQELAKKYVDELLKKDQTYWKVYYAAALVYGHYVQKNYLLALFYSSKVFNYAKKSVELGQDQYLAHLLYGILNLETPFGKLELAEKHLLRALELNPNHVYTYVELGKLYEKKKECRKAKEMYKVALKIPGMKIWSYINKEGKIEARQRLSEVEKRCTSE, from the coding sequence TTGCAATTGAAAAGTTTGTTCTTTAGCTTGATTTTACTTTCTATTTTTTCTTTTTCGTACGATATGCTAGATCTTCAGATGGCTGTCGGTGAGAGAAATCAAGAAAAAGTATTGAGTATACTTAATTCATTGGTATATGAAAAATTACCTCTTGAATTTAAATGTGAAGTGATTCTTGCGTATACAGATTTATATTTTTGGGGTGAAAATATACCAAAAAATGATTACCAAGAATTAGCCAAAAAATACGTAGATGAGCTTTTAAAAAAGGATCAAACCTACTGGAAGGTTTATTATGCAGCAGCTCTTGTATACGGGCATTATGTTCAAAAAAACTATCTTTTAGCACTTTTTTATTCGTCAAAAGTTTTTAATTATGCAAAAAAATCGGTAGAGCTTGGGCAAGATCAATACCTTGCCCATCTTTTATATGGTATATTAAACCTTGAAACACCATTTGGGAAATTAGAACTTGCTGAAAAGCATCTTCTAAGGGCACTTGAGCTTAATCCAAACCATGTTTATACCTATGTAGAACTTGGAAAGTTGTATGAAAAGAAAAAAGAATGTAGAAAAGCAAAAGAGATGTATAAGGTGGCACTTAAAATACCTGGAATGAAAATTTGGAGTTATATAAACAAAGAGGGTAAAATAGAAGCAAGGCAGAGACTTT
- a CDS encoding HAD family hydrolase, with amino-acid sequence MIKLIVTDLDGTLLDSQKDIPPQNVFALRKAMEKGVYVSIATGRNYYSAKRYIDELGLDVPVILQNGAFIYMPLENKVLYESLLESAIAKDLINYARKFDLDYILYSYFLDEIDMYMDKEHNGGFVTYIKQNSWRIKYVDNVLRYITREKVAQVVLIGDESKIWYINDIIKQKYPEKYSVVKSTVVDGWSFIEFFGPGSSKEEAVTFLMNYFNVKSEETMFLGDGYNDLGVMKLIGFPVAVDNACDEVKKASRFVTLSNNEGGVAFAIEKFVL; translated from the coding sequence TTGATAAAGTTAATAGTTACAGATTTGGATGGTACATTACTAGACAGTCAAAAGGATATACCACCACAAAATGTTTTTGCCTTAAGGAAAGCTATGGAAAAAGGAGTTTATGTGAGTATTGCAACTGGAAGAAATTATTATTCGGCTAAAAGATATATTGATGAATTAGGTTTGGATGTTCCTGTTATACTGCAAAATGGTGCTTTTATTTACATGCCTTTGGAGAATAAAGTTTTGTATGAGTCTTTGTTAGAGTCAGCCATTGCAAAAGACCTTATAAATTATGCAAGAAAGTTTGATCTTGATTATATTTTGTATTCATATTTTTTAGATGAGATCGATATGTACATGGACAAGGAGCATAACGGAGGATTTGTAACCTACATTAAGCAAAATAGTTGGAGAATAAAGTATGTGGATAATGTTTTAAGATATATAACAAGGGAAAAGGTAGCACAAGTAGTTTTAATAGGAGATGAATCAAAGATTTGGTATATAAATGATATAATAAAGCAAAAGTATCCAGAGAAATATAGTGTTGTAAAAAGTACAGTCGTTGATGGCTGGAGTTTTATAGAATTTTTTGGTCCAGGGTCTTCAAAGGAGGAAGCTGTAACTTTTTTGATGAATTATTTTAACGTAAAAAGTGAAGAAACTATGTTTTTGGGAGATGGATATAACGACCTTGGAGTTATGAAATTGATTGGTTTTCCGGTTGCTGTAGATAATGCATGTGACGAGGTAAAAAAAGCATCACGGTTTGTTACCCTTTCAAATAACGAAGGGGGAGTGGCTTTTGCAATTGAAAAGTTTGTTCTTTAG
- a CDS encoding glucose-1-phosphate thymidylyltransferase codes for MKALILCAGKGTRLRPLTFTIAKHLIPIANKPVISYSLEKIKSVGIEEVGIVVNPENIKDFKNFFGNGEKFGLKIEYILQQEPKGLAHAVMVSKDFLKDDDFLMYLGDNLILDDITSFVEEFKNDEDMKASILLSPVKDPSRFGVAVVKEGEIIEVVEKPKEPISNLAIIGLYLFRNTIFEGIANIKPSWRGELEITDAIGYLIKNNYKVKGHVVYGWWKDTGKPEDLIEANRKILDDNHFKVQIDGIVDTSSVIQGRVSIGENSEIINSTIRGPVVIGKNCIIKDSYIGPYTSIGNNAVIEDCEIENSILMDHVKLMNLPYPIDSSLIGKNVQIVNNEKKPKAMKFVIGDMGKVEIVR; via the coding sequence ATGAAGGCTTTGATTTTATGTGCTGGAAAAGGGACAAGACTTAGACCGCTCACATTTACTATAGCTAAACATTTAATTCCAATAGCAAATAAACCTGTAATATCATACAGCCTTGAAAAAATAAAAAGTGTTGGAATTGAAGAAGTCGGTATAGTAGTAAATCCAGAAAATATAAAAGACTTTAAAAATTTTTTTGGAAATGGTGAAAAATTTGGTTTGAAGATTGAATATATTCTTCAGCAAGAGCCAAAAGGACTTGCTCATGCTGTAATGGTTTCAAAAGATTTTCTCAAAGATGATGATTTTTTGATGTATCTTGGAGATAACTTGATATTGGATGATATAACCTCATTTGTTGAAGAATTTAAAAATGATGAGGACATGAAAGCTTCTATATTACTTTCACCAGTCAAGGACCCCTCAAGGTTTGGTGTGGCTGTTGTAAAAGAAGGGGAGATAATAGAAGTTGTAGAAAAACCAAAAGAGCCAATATCTAACCTTGCTATAATAGGGCTTTACTTGTTTAGAAATACAATTTTTGAAGGAATCGCAAATATAAAACCTTCATGGCGGGGGGAACTTGAAATAACAGATGCAATTGGATATTTGATAAAGAATAATTATAAAGTAAAAGGGCATGTTGTTTACGGTTGGTGGAAAGATACCGGAAAACCTGAAGATTTAATAGAGGCCAACAGAAAAATTTTGGATGATAATCATTTCAAAGTGCAAATTGATGGTATAGTTGATACTTCAAGTGTAATACAAGGAAGAGTATCCATTGGAGAAAATAGTGAGATTATAAATAGTACTATTAGAGGGCCTGTGGTAATTGGTAAGAATTGTATAATTAAAGATTCTTACATTGGGCCATACACGTCAATAGGGAATAATGCAGTGATTGAAGATTGTGAGATAGAAAACAGCATATTGATGGATCATGTAAAGCTAATGAATCTTCCATACCCTATTGATTCATCTCTTATAGGTAAAAATGTGCAGATAGTAAATAATGAAAAAAAGCCAAAAGCTATGAAATTTGTTATTGGTGATATGGGAAAAGTCGAAATAGTGAGGTGA
- a CDS encoding methyl-accepting chemotaxis protein, which yields MKLSTVLYFIIPIILAAVIGIMFFMSQTTQNNLDKAWMSNYSDSFQKLTQTMLDEELQGLKQALEIITSNKEIIEAFAKRDRKKLYSLTKDAFKVLKKEGIAKFHFHTPDNHSFLRVQKPEKYGDDLSTFRKTVVEANKKKQIVEGIEVGVEGLGLRVVQPLEYNGKHIGTVELGTDLGKDFLKRLPGKSILYVFYNNKGERIDIAIKEDDSITDYYNKFNFEKILKGERDYKLIDKYFYEAFPLVDFSGNVVAAILTKSDVSKVVNAKIKGYLKATITSIIILVAALLFLILLAKTMVTKVKKIITTLEKVSQGNLTVHLQISGKDEISQIGTYLNKMVEDLKETVMAINDSSIQVSSSSSKLASTAEEMSASSEEISSQMEEINLSIQNTSASIQQVTGGIEEAASSAQNVSKAAQELSESSTEVNNATKEGDEAVKNIVEKIKQAKDIVAQTENVVEKLNEHARNIGQILETINSIAEQTNLLALNAAIEAARAGEAGKGFAVVADEIRKLAEESKSATEQIGSILNQISQGTLKANEATKETVQVVENISESADVVVTQFNKITNEISSIVTQIENLATSAQEQSASAQEMSSAMDSATQSITSIAQEIEEITDALKQLASASQNVNNLSENLSTIAEKLVKAVKKFKLS from the coding sequence ATGAAGTTATCCACTGTACTTTACTTTATTATTCCAATAATTTTAGCAGCTGTTATAGGAATAATGTTCTTTATGAGTCAAACAACTCAGAATAATCTTGACAAAGCATGGATGAGTAATTACTCTGATAGTTTCCAAAAACTCACACAAACAATGCTTGATGAAGAACTTCAAGGTTTAAAGCAAGCTCTCGAAATAATTACTTCTAATAAAGAAATTATTGAAGCGTTTGCAAAACGTGATAGGAAAAAATTATACTCACTAACAAAAGACGCTTTTAAAGTTTTAAAAAAAGAAGGTATTGCTAAATTTCATTTTCACACGCCAGATAATCATAGCTTTCTTCGTGTTCAAAAACCTGAAAAATATGGTGATGATCTATCCACTTTTCGAAAAACCGTAGTTGAGGCAAACAAGAAAAAGCAAATAGTAGAGGGGATCGAAGTTGGAGTTGAAGGATTAGGACTTAGGGTAGTTCAACCTCTTGAATACAATGGAAAGCATATTGGAACCGTAGAGCTTGGTACGGATTTAGGGAAAGATTTTCTCAAACGACTTCCAGGTAAAAGCATTCTTTACGTTTTTTACAACAATAAAGGCGAACGTATAGATATAGCCATTAAAGAAGATGACTCGATAACAGACTATTATAATAAATTTAACTTTGAAAAAATTCTTAAAGGTGAACGTGATTATAAACTTATAGATAAATATTTCTACGAAGCATTCCCATTGGTAGATTTTTCCGGAAACGTTGTAGCTGCAATTTTAACTAAATCAGATGTAAGTAAAGTTGTTAACGCAAAAATAAAAGGTTACTTGAAAGCTACAATTACATCTATAATTATATTAGTTGCTGCTCTTTTATTCTTGATTTTACTTGCAAAAACTATGGTAACCAAAGTTAAAAAAATTATTACCACACTTGAAAAAGTATCACAAGGAAATCTTACTGTTCATCTCCAAATAAGTGGGAAAGATGAAATAAGTCAAATTGGAACTTATTTAAATAAAATGGTTGAAGATTTGAAAGAAACAGTTATGGCCATCAATGATTCTTCAATCCAAGTTTCTTCATCATCATCTAAACTTGCTTCTACAGCGGAAGAAATGAGTGCATCTTCAGAAGAAATTTCATCTCAAATGGAAGAAATAAATCTATCAATACAAAACACATCTGCTTCTATCCAGCAAGTAACCGGTGGAATAGAAGAAGCTGCATCAAGTGCTCAAAATGTCTCCAAAGCAGCTCAAGAGCTATCAGAGAGTTCTACAGAAGTAAATAATGCTACGAAAGAGGGAGATGAAGCTGTAAAAAATATTGTTGAAAAAATCAAACAAGCAAAAGATATCGTTGCTCAAACAGAAAACGTAGTTGAAAAACTTAATGAACATGCAAGAAATATAGGCCAAATCCTTGAAACAATAAATTCTATAGCAGAGCAAACAAACCTACTTGCACTAAATGCTGCAATAGAAGCAGCAAGAGCTGGAGAAGCGGGAAAAGGATTTGCAGTTGTTGCTGATGAAATCAGAAAGCTTGCAGAAGAGAGCAAAAGCGCAACAGAACAGATTGGTAGCATTTTAAATCAAATAAGCCAGGGAACATTAAAAGCAAACGAAGCAACAAAAGAAACGGTACAAGTCGTCGAAAATATAAGTGAAAGTGCTGATGTAGTAGTTACCCAATTCAACAAAATTACAAACGAAATATCAAGTATAGTAACACAAATAGAAAATCTAGCAACAAGTGCACAAGAGCAAAGTGCATCTGCCCAAGAAATGAGTAGTGCAATGGATTCAGCAACACAGTCAATTACTTCAATAGCGCAAGAAATTGAAGAAATAACAGATGCACTAAAACAATTAGCTAGTGCAAGTCAGAATGTTAATAACCTATCAGAAAATCTATCAACAATTGCAGAAAAATTGGTAAAAGCAGTTAAAAAATTTAAACT